TGGATAAAAGTCCGTATGCATTGGATTTTTTACTTCACCAGTTAGAGCTGATAAAAAGTAATATTAGAAAACCCAAATACAAAGAATTGATAAAAGAAATATTTGAAAACAATGAACTTTATGAAAAGTTTTTAATAGCCAAAGATAAAAAATCAAGAAATTATAAACATGGAGTTCTTGAAAGAGTTGCATCTACAGGTTCATTGGCACTTTGTATTTACGATAATTATCCGACAATAGATATTGATCTATTATTAACTGCTATAATTCTATCCGGATTTAGAGATGCGGTAGGAAGACCATTTTTTTACAAAAATGTTAAAGATTATCCAGAAATAGCAGAAATTCTTTATAAAAAAAATCGACAAAAGCCAAAAATAGAACACTTTTTGTTTGATGAAATAATAAAAATTGATGAAAGAGTTAAAGTAAGGGAAAGTAAAGAAATTAGTAATTTTACGTAAAATTATAAAATTTTAAAAAAAGAAACCCTTATAACTTACGTCCTCAGAAGACAAAGAACAATCTGATGGTATTATCCTGAATTTAATGATGCTATTCTGTAGCCGGCAAAAATCTTCCGCTTTCTATTTTTATAAAATTTTCTGACCCAACATTAAAACTTTTTAAACTTTTAATTATATTTTGACGAAATGATAGATAGTTATTAAGGTAGTTTGTTTCAGGAGTATAGAATGAGAAATGGAAAAAAGCTAATTGTAGCATCAATAGCAGGTTTAACTTTAAGCGTTGATATAAGCTATGCAGAAAAATTATCTGCGGAATTTACAAACGCTAAATTGTCAACAGTTGTTGATGCTATATCTCAAATTTCTAATTTTAATGTTATCTGGGATAAAGATGCTATTGGACAAAAAGACAAATTAGTATCTATTGCTATAAGAAAGCCTATAGAATCTGAAAGTCTTTTTAATTTAGTTTTGCTTGAAAATGGTCTTATTCCTGTTAAAGAGGGAGGGGTTTATAAAATTAAAGTTGCTGATGAGTATTTTGTATCAGTACCACCAGAAATAATAAAAGCCTTTGGAAAAGATATGTTTAACAGTCTTGTTTCTCAAGTTAAAAAGTATGCATCGCCGGCTGCGTCTATAAAAGTTGATAATTTAAGTTATTCCATTTTAGTTAAGGATGATAAAGATAATATAAATAGATTAAAGAATGTTATCACTTCTTATTTAGACTCTATTAAAAAACAGTCTGAAGACCTTGCAAAAATTCAAGAAAAAGAGGGTCAATTTATCAAAAAAGAATTTAACATTCCATATGAAACTTTTAAGTCTATAGAAGACAAGATAGCCGAAAACTTAGGAGTTTTTGGAAAGTATGATTACGATAAATCAAAAGAAAAATTAATAGTTTTTGATACAAAAGAAAATATAACAAAAATAACAAGAATAGTAGGTCAAGCAACTCAGGAAAAAGTAGAGACTAAATGTTTCTATGCAAGGGGTTTGGACCCTGGCGAATTAATAGAAAATATTAAAGAAAAAGATCTTTCTGAAAATGGGACAATAGTATTCAAATCTAAAGAGACTGTACAGGTAGGCAGTAGTACAACTAATACAGCTCAACCAATCCAAGTCGGAGTTGTTAGTGATACCGTAAAACCGACGCAAACCATGATTGCTAATCTTCCAAGAATATGCATTACTGATACACCTAAGGTTATAGAAAAAATTAAATACAAATATTCAGATTATCTACTTGATAGACCATATCAAATAGCCATAGAAGCAAGAATAGTTCAAGTAAGCACAAGTAATTTGAAAGATTTAGGTATTCAATGGGGAGGTTTAGCAAGTAATATAGATAACAATAATACAAAAATAATTACAGGTGGCGGATCTACAAGTGCAATTAGCACTGGAAGATATGCAGTTGATTTTCCTGCTAATGCAACATTTCCAGGAGGATTTGCTATTGGATTTGTTTTGGGTGGATTACAAAACTTTTTGGATATTAGATTATCAGCTTTACAAAGTATAGGAAGGTCTAAAATACTTTCTAAACCACAAATTGTAACAATAGATGGTGAAACAGCAGAAATTACTCAGGGATACGAGGTTCCTTACGTAACTGGTGTTACTGCTACGACTCCTGGAAATGTTCAGTTTAAAAAAGCTGTATTAAAATTAAATGTAACGCCAAGAACCACTGCTGATGGAAATATCATTATGGATTTAATAATTACTCAGGATATACCAGACTTTAAAAATTTAATTTTAGGTAATCCTCCTATTCAAACAAAAACTGTAACAAGTAAAGTA
The sequence above is drawn from the Sulfurihydrogenibium sp. genome and encodes:
- a CDS encoding pilus assembly protein PilQ; amino-acid sequence: MRNGKKLIVASIAGLTLSVDISYAEKLSAEFTNAKLSTVVDAISQISNFNVIWDKDAIGQKDKLVSIAIRKPIESESLFNLVLLENGLIPVKEGGVYKIKVADEYFVSVPPEIIKAFGKDMFNSLVSQVKKYASPAASIKVDNLSYSILVKDDKDNINRLKNVITSYLDSIKKQSEDLAKIQEKEGQFIKKEFNIPYETFKSIEDKIAENLGVFGKYDYDKSKEKLIVFDTKENITKITRIVGQATQEKVETKCFYARGLDPGELIENIKEKDLSENGTIVFKSKETVQVGSSTTNTAQPIQVGVVSDTVKPTQTMIANLPRICITDTPKVIEKIKYKYSDYLLDRPYQIAIEARIVQVSTSNLKDLGIQWGGLASNIDNNNTKIITGGGSTSAISTGRYAVDFPANATFPGGFAIGFVLGGLQNFLDIRLSALQSIGRSKILSKPQIVTIDGETAEITQGYEVPYVTGVTATTPGNVQFKKAVLKLNVTPRTTADGNIIMDLIITQDIPDFKNLILGNPPIQTKTVTSKVVAKDGSVIAIGGILEKTEDLKNSGVPGLMNIPIFGNLFKETYKQEKTNELLIFLSPKIVYE